GTATCTGAAGAAAAGAAATATAACGCGGCTTATTGGATTCCTTGGTCACCGACAGCAGCACCGGGGGGCTCGTCTCCAGCTTGGCGTATCCCTGCTCGATCTTTTGGGTAACTATCAGGCGGTCTTTTCCGGCAATCCGGATGCCGCTGACATGCATGATATTGGGAATATCAAGAAACTCGGCGACCTGGGAAGGAACCTGCGCAGTGGAACCGTCTAGGGTGAAGTTCCCGCAGAAAATCAGGTCAAAGACGCCGATCTTCCGGATGGCACCGGCCAGTATCCGGGCCGTGGCCAGTGTATCCGATCCGGCGAACACCCGGTCCGACACCAGAACCGCCCTGTCGGCCCCCATTGCCAGGGCCTCACGCAGAACCGGCCGCGATGCCGGGGGCGCCATGGACAAAATGACAACTTCAGTTCCATAAGCGTCTTTAAA
This DNA window, taken from Candidatus Desulfatibia profunda, encodes the following:
- a CDS encoding electron transfer flavoprotein subunit beta/FixA family protein; amino-acid sequence: MKRIIVCMKPVPDPKAWDRLRLDPETKTLIREGIPSVINPLDKHAIEAALEFKDAYGTEVVILSMAPPASRPVLREALAMGADRAVLVSDRVFAGSDTLATARILAGAIRKIGVFDLIFCGNFTLDGSTAQVPSQVAEFLDIPNIMHVSGIRIAGKDRLIVTQKIEQGYAKLETSPPVLLSVTKESNKPRYISFLQILAAEKRDISVWTNEILKVDETLVGLSGSPTQMADLLLQKRERQGTRLSGKPEKIARELAEKIHQLGII